From Pontibacter actiniarum, a single genomic window includes:
- a CDS encoding putative phage abortive infection protein — protein MIFILVPSVCILAVFALTEPFGPRDWIKHNAGQIGDTIGGITGPIINFVAGVLVYLSFKAQIKANKEQATQFKRETDDNTFFNMIALHNKKVDSVTFQIASGKKVESFSAFKNYTTEYNKLLKEEFSMIARREISHNWANLSYQAYDIIWQPYALLYHKPVHFTGSQSQVDELKALYGSSDDTWELTKGLLGNPIDTPPEVNSSLQKVGYLLFEKMSSTQRLKAIQEVHSKFYHDHGHHLGHYFRNIHYTLEIIDGSEQPQKYAKIFRAQLSRYELALMYYNALSSMSSKEHVQFLIIYDIFNGLYPSDLAYYPSQEVVKEDLLCRIKSPERP, from the coding sequence GTGATTTTTATATTAGTTCCTAGCGTTTGCATTTTAGCCGTATTTGCCCTCACAGAGCCCTTTGGTCCTAGAGATTGGATAAAACATAATGCGGGGCAAATAGGTGATACTATTGGTGGAATTACAGGCCCAATCATAAATTTTGTGGCTGGGGTCCTTGTTTATCTTTCCTTCAAAGCCCAAATTAAAGCAAATAAAGAGCAAGCTACACAGTTTAAAAGAGAAACGGACGATAATACCTTTTTTAATATGATTGCTCTCCACAATAAAAAGGTTGATTCTGTTACCTTTCAAATAGCAAGTGGGAAAAAAGTAGAAAGTTTCTCTGCATTTAAGAACTATACGACTGAATACAATAAGCTTCTTAAAGAAGAATTCAGTATGATAGCGCGAAGAGAAATTTCACACAATTGGGCGAATCTTAGTTATCAAGCATATGATATAATCTGGCAACCCTATGCCTTATTATATCATAAGCCTGTGCACTTCACTGGAAGTCAAAGCCAAGTTGATGAACTAAAAGCTTTATATGGATCAAGCGACGACACCTGGGAACTTACTAAAGGTTTGCTAGGTAATCCTATAGATACACCTCCGGAGGTAAATAGTTCTTTGCAAAAAGTCGGTTATTTACTTTTTGAAAAAATGTCATCAACCCAACGGCTTAAAGCAATCCAAGAGGTCCACTCAAAATTCTATCATGATCATGGGCACCACTTGGGGCATTATTTCCGTAACATTCATTATACCCTGGAAATTATTGATGGCTCTGAGCAGCCGCAAAAGTATGCTAAAATTTTCCGGGCTCAGCTCTCCCGTTACGAACTGGCGCTAATGTATTACAATGCCCTTAGTTCCATGTCAAGTAAGGAACACGTGCAGTTCCTGATTATATATGACATATTCAATGGTTTATATCCATCTGACTTAGCCTACTATCCAAGCCAAGAAGTTGTGAAAGAGGACCTACTATGCCGGATAAAATCTCCAGAGCGGCCTTAA
- a CDS encoding DEAD/DEAH box helicase translates to MLLKLPKLERKAYQKVGTKNIARQLIQPGIELDVVKASSTRSGMTVSCGQDQYYLTCNKGDCPADKGLVLLTNIRPTEERIANGEIRVKGWLKHPALQDTLTPESIIKTWTNRFSYREEDPESDSPGLRQPQIGALHMIMGHLKMPLDTATVVMPTGTGKTETMLSALIANKCRRLLVIVPSDSLRRQISAKFTTLGLLKQFEIIAEEAAYPIVGVMSQAFKTVEELNELTQACNVIVTTMQILTGLSEEQTQFLVENCSNVFIDEAHHVKASTWNTFKEKFPAERIIQFTATPFRNDGKRLDGKIIFNFPLREAQRQGYFKHIEFLPIREFDPDVADKEIAERAVERLRQDRAHGYNHLLMARCSTRERANKVYEIYKDYADLNPVIIYSGVPNFRETYDRITNKEAKIIVCVDMLGEGFDLPELKVAAFHDIRKSLPITLQFAGRFTRTKHDEELADASFIANIADLTVRAELEDLYARDADWNQLLSDASFGRINEEVEFKELMDGFTKLGSSKIPLQNIRTKLSTVIYKNKTNEWSPKQFYKAIPGYDELEFKFHDINRDENMLIIITANKVDVEWVNHKDIYLVDWKLTVVYWETKNNLLFINSSDNSSLYTDLAQAIIGEEAELIRGIDVFRAFHNIKRIRLQNVGLRYFLGKNVRFRMMVGSDVAEALSIAERQKGEKAFVMGIGYENGSPVNIGSSYKGRIWTKLDGDLKGLKSWCDSLGAKFSDPNVDPNQILRETLIPTQVVEVPDVHPVYIDWAVEMYLSSETRFRFEIDGVVFDLSSIELGLNARPANDVISFALESETKSVVFELQLFLDTASEEPYPDFRVIQPSGNTVMVRYGSKSVDACRFFEEFTPTIWFADGSALTGNEYVELKHSINVYPREEIIAWDWTGVDLSAESQHVAPLITNSIQYKVIKELKSRDYDIVYDDDYSGEIADVVAIKLDSEKIKVDLFHLKYAVDGVVSNQVKNLYEVCGQAQKSIHWKHKAGNEFFNHLLRRKEKKRRGNSRSRLEKGTVQNLEKLLSIAKKEIPMEFEVYIVQPGVSKSAASQEILTLLGVTENFVKEVAGVNLYVISSQ, encoded by the coding sequence ATGCTTCTCAAGCTGCCTAAACTTGAACGAAAGGCTTACCAGAAGGTAGGAACCAAAAATATAGCGCGGCAACTGATTCAGCCAGGAATAGAACTAGATGTAGTTAAAGCTTCTAGCACAAGGAGCGGTATGACAGTTTCATGTGGCCAAGACCAGTATTACCTGACCTGTAATAAAGGTGACTGTCCAGCTGATAAAGGTTTAGTCTTACTTACCAACATCAGGCCAACTGAGGAGCGCATCGCAAATGGCGAAATCAGGGTTAAAGGATGGCTAAAGCATCCAGCACTACAGGATACTTTAACACCGGAAAGCATCATAAAGACATGGACAAACCGCTTCTCTTACCGTGAAGAAGATCCGGAGAGTGACAGTCCAGGACTAAGGCAACCACAGATCGGGGCACTGCATATGATTATGGGGCACCTGAAGATGCCCCTTGATACAGCCACGGTTGTTATGCCGACTGGAACCGGTAAGACTGAGACGATGCTCTCAGCGCTTATTGCAAACAAGTGCAGGAGACTTTTGGTGATAGTGCCTTCTGACTCTTTGCGAAGACAAATTTCTGCGAAATTCACTACGCTTGGTCTCCTGAAACAATTCGAAATCATTGCAGAAGAAGCAGCCTATCCTATCGTGGGGGTTATGAGCCAAGCCTTTAAAACTGTTGAAGAGCTTAATGAGCTTACCCAAGCTTGTAACGTAATTGTGACGACCATGCAGATCTTGACAGGTCTTTCAGAAGAGCAAACACAGTTCCTGGTAGAGAACTGCTCCAATGTCTTCATTGATGAGGCACACCACGTCAAGGCGAGCACATGGAACACTTTTAAGGAAAAATTTCCAGCAGAAAGAATCATACAGTTCACAGCCACACCCTTTAGAAACGACGGCAAAAGGCTGGACGGTAAAATCATCTTTAACTTCCCACTTCGGGAGGCACAAAGACAAGGATACTTTAAGCACATCGAGTTTCTTCCTATTCGGGAGTTTGACCCTGATGTAGCTGACAAAGAGATAGCTGAAAGAGCGGTCGAAAGACTTAGACAGGATAGAGCCCACGGCTATAACCATCTTTTGATGGCTAGGTGCAGTACCAGAGAAAGAGCTAACAAGGTATATGAAATTTATAAAGACTATGCCGACCTCAACCCTGTCATAATCTATTCGGGCGTACCCAACTTCAGGGAAACATATGACAGGATAACCAACAAGGAAGCCAAAATAATAGTCTGCGTTGACATGCTTGGAGAAGGGTTTGACTTACCAGAGCTGAAAGTCGCAGCCTTCCACGACATTCGGAAGAGCCTGCCGATCACCCTGCAGTTTGCAGGTCGATTCACGAGAACCAAACATGATGAAGAACTGGCAGATGCATCATTTATTGCCAACATCGCAGACTTAACCGTGCGGGCTGAGCTGGAAGATCTATACGCTAGAGACGCGGACTGGAACCAGCTACTCTCAGACGCAAGCTTCGGGAGAATCAATGAAGAGGTAGAGTTCAAAGAACTCATGGATGGGTTCACAAAGCTTGGAAGCTCAAAAATCCCCCTGCAAAACATAAGAACGAAGCTTAGCACCGTCATCTACAAGAACAAGACAAACGAATGGTCTCCTAAGCAGTTCTACAAGGCTATTCCAGGATACGATGAGCTTGAGTTTAAATTCCACGATATAAACCGTGACGAGAACATGCTCATCATCATCACTGCTAATAAAGTTGATGTGGAGTGGGTTAATCATAAAGATATTTACCTGGTCGACTGGAAATTGACGGTGGTTTACTGGGAGACAAAGAATAACCTCCTCTTTATAAATAGCTCCGATAACTCTAGCCTTTATACAGATCTTGCGCAGGCTATTATAGGAGAGGAGGCCGAACTAATACGGGGAATTGATGTTTTCAGGGCATTTCACAACATAAAGCGGATAAGACTTCAAAATGTGGGCTTGAGGTACTTTCTCGGCAAGAACGTCCGGTTTAGAATGATGGTGGGAAGCGATGTGGCGGAGGCGTTGAGTATCGCAGAGAGACAAAAGGGAGAGAAAGCTTTTGTGATGGGCATAGGCTATGAGAACGGCAGCCCCGTCAATATTGGTTCGTCTTATAAGGGAAGGATTTGGACAAAGCTGGACGGAGACTTGAAGGGCCTCAAAAGTTGGTGCGACAGCCTTGGTGCTAAATTCTCTGACCCTAATGTGGACCCTAACCAAATACTGAGGGAAACGCTTATACCGACACAGGTGGTGGAGGTTCCGGATGTACACCCCGTGTATATAGATTGGGCCGTAGAAATGTATCTCAGCAGCGAGACAAGGTTCAGGTTTGAAATTGACGGCGTTGTGTTTGACCTTTCTTCCATTGAGTTAGGATTAAATGCCCGTCCTGCTAACGACGTAATCTCTTTTGCCCTTGAATCCGAAACAAAATCCGTAGTTTTTGAGCTACAGCTTTTTCTAGACACCGCCTCGGAAGAGCCTTATCCTGACTTTAGGGTTATACAGCCAAGTGGAAATACTGTCATGGTAAGGTACGGAAGCAAGAGTGTTGATGCCTGCAGATTCTTTGAGGAGTTTACCCCAACCATATGGTTTGCCGATGGTTCCGCGTTAACCGGGAATGAGTATGTGGAGCTGAAGCACAGCATTAACGTCTACCCAAGAGAAGAGATTATCGCTTGGGACTGGACAGGTGTTGATCTGAGTGCGGAATCTCAGCATGTGGCGCCCCTCATCACCAACTCTATTCAATATAAGGTAATCAAAGAGCTTAAAAGCCGTGACTACGACATTGTTTATGACGATGATTACTCTGGAGAAATTGCGGATGTTGTGGCAATTAAGCTTGATAGCGAAAAAATCAAGGTTGACTTGTTCCATCTCAAATACGCAGTAGACGGTGTGGTTAGCAACCAAGTTAAGAACCTATACGAAGTGTGCGGGCAAGCACAGAAATCAATACATTGGAAACACAAAGCAGGAAATGAATTCTTCAACCATCTGTTGCGGCGGAAGGAGAAAAAGAGAAGGGGGAACTCGCGTTCTAGGCTAGAGAAAGGTACAGTACAGAATCTTGAGAAACTGCTTTCAATCGCAAAGAAAGAGATTCCTATGGAATTTGAGGTTTATATTGTCCAACCTGGCGTTTCAAAAAGCGCAGCATCGCAGGAGATCCTCACTCTGCTCGGTGTAACGGAAAACTTCGTTAAAGAGGTCGCTGGAGTCAATCTTTATGTTATTTCCAGTCAATGA
- a CDS encoding ImmA/IrrE family metallo-endopeptidase, with amino-acid sequence MLGINPIKAANDLRNHLGCWEPGDISLDEMVFALGGVLKESPMEGAEGRILMKGSNAIITINSNITYPSKRNFVIAHEIGHFILHNELTPFYADNDKTLSEWYKNGPQEQQANQFASELLMPSELFKSKVAGKRLSLSLIEQTAAYFGVSLTAAFLKYKDLGDFPIMVIYLENGIVKWKQSSSDFPFQWLPINGKVPVYTVAGDYFNNKGLEAKPEKVDAIEWFPSDFKLKDEPDWQLWEQCFPVSTNGLVSCLWTQ; translated from the coding sequence ATGCTGGGAATTAATCCTATAAAAGCGGCTAACGACCTACGAAACCACTTGGGCTGCTGGGAACCGGGTGACATCTCGTTAGATGAAATGGTATTTGCGCTGGGAGGGGTTCTGAAAGAAAGCCCCATGGAAGGAGCAGAAGGTCGCATCCTCATGAAAGGAAGTAACGCAATCATTACTATAAACTCCAATATTACATATCCAAGCAAAAGGAATTTTGTCATTGCTCACGAGATCGGTCATTTTATCTTACATAATGAATTAACTCCTTTCTACGCAGATAATGATAAGACCTTATCCGAATGGTATAAGAACGGACCCCAGGAACAACAGGCCAATCAATTTGCTTCGGAATTATTAATGCCATCAGAGTTATTTAAATCCAAGGTAGCGGGTAAGAGACTTAGTTTATCTCTAATTGAACAAACAGCAGCGTACTTTGGAGTATCCCTAACGGCTGCTTTCTTAAAGTATAAGGATTTGGGTGATTTTCCAATTATGGTAATATACCTGGAGAATGGCATCGTTAAGTGGAAACAGTCCTCTTCTGATTTCCCTTTTCAATGGCTACCTATTAATGGAAAGGTGCCCGTCTATACAGTAGCAGGAGATTATTTTAATAATAAGGGTTTAGAGGCGAAGCCGGAAAAGGTGGATGCAATTGAATGGTTTCCTTCAGATTTCAAACTTAAAGATGAGCCAGATTGGCAATTATGGGAACAGTGCTTCCCAGTTTCTACTAATGGATTAGTTTCATGCTTATGGACACAATGA